One Penicillium oxalicum strain HP7-1 chromosome III, whole genome shotgun sequence genomic region harbors:
- a CDS encoding Short/branched chain specific acyl-CoA dehydrogenase, which produces MAFITRALRPLSRSTPTARLTTRRLASIRPVQSAYAFSTTPRRREVDLSELTPTPISLLTETESMMADMVSKFATEQIGPKVRDMDEAEAMDASVVEGLFEQGIMGIEIPEEFGGAGMNFTAAIVAIEELARIDPSVSVMADVHNTLVNTAIMKYGDAQAHRTWLPKLSTNTVGSFCLSEPVSGSDAFALQTKAEKTADGYKINGSKMWITNAMESGIYIVFANLNPSAGYKGITAFIVEKGTPGFSIAKKEKKLGIRASSTCVLNFDDVEIPKSNLLGEEGKGYKIAIEILNEGRIGIAAQMTGLALGAWENAARYVWNDRKQFGKLVGEFQGMQHQMAQAYTEIAAARALVYNAARKKEAGQEFVKDAAMAKLYASQVAGRVSGSAVEWMGGMGFVREGIAEKMFRDSKIGAIYEGTSNIQLQTIAKMLQKEYTN; this is translated from the exons ATGGCGTTCATCACTCGCGCGCTGCGACCCTTGTCGCGCTCCACGCCTACCGCACGTTTGACCACAAGGCGGCTTGCCTCCATTCGCCCCGTTCAGAG CGCCTATGCCTTTTCCACAACCCCCCGCAGGCGGGAAGTTGATCTCTCCGAACTGACTCCCACCCCCATCTCGCTGTTGACCGAGACCGAGTCTATGATGGCCGATATGGTGTCCAAGTTTGCGACCGAACAGATTGGGCCCAAGGTCCGGGATATGGATGAAGCTGAGGCTATGGATGCCTCTGTCGTGGAGGGGCTCTTCGAGCAGGGTATCATGGGTATTGAAATCCCCGAGGAGTTTGGAGGAGCCGGCATGAACTTCACCGCGGCGATCGTGGCGATCGAGGAGTTGGCCCGTATTGATCCCAGTGTCAGCGTCATGGCTGATGTGCACAACACCCTCGTCAACACCGCGATCATGAAGTACGGCGATGCCCAGGCCCACCGCACCTGGCTGCCCAAATTGAGCACCAACACCGTTGGCTCATTCTGTCTGTCTGAGCCGGTGTCTGGCTCGGACGCGTTCGCTCTGCAGACCAAGGCTGAGAAGACGGCCGACGGTTACAAGATCAACGGCTCCAAGATGTGGATCACCAACGCCATGGAATCGGGAATCTACATTGTCTTTGCCAATCTGAACCCCAGCGCCGGGTACAAGGGCATCACTGCCTTCATTGTCGAGAAGGGCACGCCCGGTTTCTCCATcgccaagaaggagaagaagctcggtATCCGTGCTAGCAGCACCTGTGTGCTCAACTTTGACGACGTGGAGATCCCCAAGAGCAATTTGCTCGGTGAGGAGGGCAAGGGTTACAAGATCGCCATCGAGATCTTGAATGAGGGACGTATCGGTATCGCTGCCCAGATGACCGGTCTGGCTCTTGGTGCTTGGGAGAATGCTGCGCG CTATGTCTGGAATGACCGCAAGCAATTCGGCAAGCTGGTCGGTGAATTCCAGGGCATGCAGCACCAGATGGCCCAGGCCTACACCGAGATCGCTGCCGCGCGAGCTCTCGTCTACAACGCCGCCCGTAAGAAGGAGGCTGGCCAAGAGTTTGTCAAGGATGCTGCCATGGCCAAACTCTACGCGTCCCAGGTCGCTGGGCGTGTTTCCGGCTCCGCTGTTGAGTGGATGGGCGGTATGGGCTTCGTCCGCGAGGGTATCGCTGAGAAGATGTTCCGTGACAGCAAGATCGGTGCCATCTACGAGGGCACCAGCAACATTCAACTACAGACCATTGCCAAGATGTTGCAGAAGGAGTACACGAATTAG
- a CDS encoding GPI-anchored wall transfer protein 1 has protein sequence MDPTYKARKEAFVSNLAGSNLSDINAVAFVAPASVLLWSALQSRLSFFTPYSPAALLTDFILNVLAILFATTAYSSAPVLLNIFLITPAVLLYLTQPPHRSQQKAKPPRKTVNTDGSSPDQAGSLPVHPFLTTYRAAMMIITCVAILAVDFRVFPRRFAKVENWGTSLMDLGVGSFVFSAGVVSARAVLKSRASQSKKTPFIGRLIQSARHSIPLLVLGLVRLWSVKGLDYAEHVTEYGVHWNFFFTLGFLPPFVEVFDSLTALIPSYEALAVIIAIAYQVALESTNLKSYILVSPRGPDLLSKNREGVFSFLGYLAIFLAGRGVGTRIIPRGTSSTQTPRQARNSVITSLGIQVAFWLTMFFFNSSYAFGYGANILVSRRLANMPYVLWVAAFNSAQLLLFCLVETIFFPSVHRATGLEGEQERNAFATSPILHAFNRSGLAIFLAANLLTGLVNLTVPTLDVKTPQAMAILVVYTGVLTGLALVMDKYNVKLRL, from the exons ATGGATCCCACGTACAAGGCCCGGAAAGAGGCCTTTGTGTCCAATCTCGCAGGAAGCAACCTCTCCGACATCAACGCTGTCGCTTTTGTCGCACCA GCATCAGTTCTTCTTTGGTCGGCACTCCAATCTCGATTGTCCTTCTTCACGCCCTACAGCCCGGCCGCGCTTTTGACTGATTTCATTCTCAATGTCCTGGCCATTCTTTTCGCAACCACCGCTTATTCATCCGCGCCCGTCCTCTTGAATATCTTCTTGATCACCCCGGCCGTTCTGCTCTATCTCACTCAGCCCCCTCATCGCTCCCAACAAAAGGCCAAGCCTCCCCGCAAGACCGTCAATACAGATGGCTCATCCCCAGACCAGGCAGGGTCCCTGCCCGTTCATCCTTTTCTCACAACCTACCGTGCTGCTATGATGATCATCACCTGCGTTGCGATTCTGGCAGTCGATTTCCGGGTGTTTCCCCGTCGTTTTGCCAAGGTCGAAAACTGGGGCACATCATTGATGGATTTGGGGGTGGGCTCCTTTGTTTTCTCTGCCGGTGTGGTCTCAGCCCGGGCGGTGCTCAAGAGTCGTGCTTCTCAGTCCAAGAAGACGCCCTTCATTGGGCGACTGATTCAGTCAGCACGCCATTCGATTCCCCTGCTCGTCCTGGGTCTCGTTCGCCTGTGGAGTGTGAAAGGTCTGGACTATGCCGAGCATGTGACCGAATACGGTGTCCATTGGaacttcttcttcactttgGGCTTCTTGCCTCCCTTTGTGGAGGTCTTTGACTCGTTGACTGCCCTGATCCCATCATACGAAGCCCTGGCGgtcatcatcgccattgcGTATCAGGTAGCTCTCGAGTCTACCAATCTCAAGAGCTACATTCTAGTGTCCCCCCGCGGTCCGGACCTCTTGTCCAAGAACCGGGAGGgagttttctctttcctggGCTATCTGGCCATATTCCTCGCGGGGCGAGGCGTGGGGACCCGCATCATCCCTCGGGGCACTTCTTCTACTCAAACTCCTCGGCAAGCCCGGAACTCGGTGATCACGAGCCTGGGGATTCAGGTGGCCTTTTGGCTGACAATGtttttcttcaattcctcGTACGCATTTGGGTACGGAGCGAACATTCTGGTTTCCCGGCGACTGGCTAACATGCCATATGTCTTGTGGGTCGCTGCTTTCAACAGCGCACAACTGCTGCTGTTCTGTCTCGTGGAGACGatcttcttcccctcggTGCACCGCGCCACTGGTCTGGAAGGAGAGCAGGAACGAAACGCTTTTGCGACTAGTCCGATCCTCCATGCCTTCAACCGGAGTGGTCTAGCGATCTTCCTGGCGGCTAATCTGCTCACTGGCCTCGTCAATTTGACCGTTCCAACATTGGATGTCAAAACACCCCAAGCGATGGCTATCTTGGTGGTGTACACAGGTGTCTTGACTGGTCTTGCCCTGGTCATGGACAAGTACAATGTCAAACTCCGTCTGTAG
- a CDS encoding 3-isopropylmalate dehydrogenase A, with product MPAFNVVVFGGDHCGPEVTAEAIKVLQVIQKHRDVSFNLQDHLLGGASIDATGSPLTDEALEAAKNADAVLLGAIGGPKWGTGAVRPEQGILRLRKEMGTFGNLRPCNFAAPSLVDSSPLKAEVCRGVDFNIIRELTGGIYFGDRKEDDGSGYAMDTEPYSRAEIERIIRLAAHLALQHNPPLPVWSLDKANVLATSRLWRKVVTEVMAKEFPQVQIGHHLIDSAAMLMVKDPRKLNGIVVTSNLFGDIISDEASVIPGSLGLLPSASLSGIPDGKNRVNGIYEPIHGSAPDISGKGIVNPVAAILSVAMMMQYSFGMFDEARIIEKAVENVIEAGVRTGDIGGKATTTEVGDAVVAELEKLLQ from the exons aTGCCTGCTTTCAATGTTGTCGTCTTTGGTGGTGATCACTGTGGTCCCGAG GTGACCGCCGAGGCTATTAAG GTTCTCCAAGTGATTCAAAAGCACCGTGATGTGTCATTCAACCTGCAAGATCACCTTCTTGGTGGA GCCTCAATCGATGCCACCGGCTCCCCTCTCACCGACGAAGCTCTGGAAGCTGCCAAGAATGCCGACGCCGTCTTGCTCGGTGCTATCGGTGGGCCG AAATGGGGCACCGGCGCGGTGCGTCCCGAACAGGGTATTCTGCGTCTGCGCAAAGAGATGGGCACCTTTGGTAACCTGCGGCCATGCAATTTCGCCGCCCCCTCGCTGGTCGACAGCTCTCCACTCAAGGCCGAGGTCTGCCGTGGGGTCGATTTCAACATCATCCGTGAGCTGACGGGTGGTATCTACTTTGGCGACCGCAAGGAGGACGATGGGTCCGGCTACGCCATGGACACCGAGCCCTACTCACGCGCGGAGATTGAGCGGATCATTCGTCTGGCCGCCCACTTGGCGCTGCAGCACAACCCTCCTCTGCCCGTCTGGAGTCTGGACAAGGCCAACGTGCTGGCCACCAGCCGTCTCTGGCGTAAGGTCGTCACCGAGGTCATGGCCAAGGAGTTCCCCCAGGTCCAGATTGGTCACCACCTGATCGACTCGGCGGCAATGCTCATGGTCAAGGACCCCCGGAAGCTGAACGGCATTGTCGTGACGAGTAACCTCTTTGGTGACATTATCAGTGACGAGGCCAGTGTGATTCCCGGATCGCTCGGTCTGCTGCCCAGCGCCAGTTTGAGCGGCATCCCCGATGGCAAGAACCGTGTCAACGGTATCTACGAGCCTATTCACG GGTCCGCCCCCGACATCTCCGGCAAGGGTATTGTCAACCCCGTGGCAGCCATCCTCTCCGTCGCAATGATGATGCAATACTCCTTCGGCATGTTCGACGAGGCCCGCATCATCGAGAAGGCGGTCGAGAACGTTATTGAGGCCGGTGTCCGCACTGGCGACATTGGTGGCAAGGCAACAACGACCGAGGTGGGTGATGCCGTCGTTGCGGAGCTCGAGAAGCTGCTCCAGTAG
- a CDS encoding putative D-arabinono-1,4-lactone oxidase yields MDPFIARELEKLDPAVPFHATTDHLHHTWAKTFFSRPELYIRPRSIEEVQQLVTLARRCRRRLVTVGSGHSPSDLTCTSAWLVNLDDFNRILHVDTDTGLVTVQAGIRLYQLGPQLEEQGLTLDNLGSIDSQSIAGVIATGTHGSSLRHGLLSECIEGLSLVLANGELVRCSATDNPDLFRAALVSLGALGIVVEVTFKARRAFNVAWRQERYSLSKVLSEWSTGLWTSHEFVRVWWMPYEKGAIVWHADPTDKPLQAPKNFYGGSLGYHIYHNLLALAQYVPRILPWVEWFVFGMQYGFRPGAVVTEAVQPSRQGLLMNCLYSQFVNEWALPLERGPEAITRLSAWLHGDLETARIPFSPKGLWVHCPIEVRVSDSTVSPKPRPFLDPTCRDGPTLYLNATLYRPYLRDPPCWKRYYEAFEWLMRDLGARPHWAKNFTTLDSTELQRLYKEDMDQWLKVRGEVDPQGMFLGEWHCRNLPVVAPLAEEAELPLVERERERRPLGARNAGDGVEWMGDRRWQHAPLSEIENSQKDKADELPADRSSSPSPPTTEGSDESYEVLSKGEASILVHGA; encoded by the coding sequence ATGGACCCTTTCATCGCTCGCGAGCTCGAAAAGCTCGACCCCGCTGTTCCTTTCCACGCAACCACCGACCATCTGCATCACACCTGGGCCAAGACCTTCTTCTCTCGACCCGAGCTCTACATCCGCCCACGATCGATCGAGGAGGTTCAGCAGCTGGTGACCCTTGCACgccgatgccgccgccgcctggTCACCGTCGGCAGTGGCCACTCGCCCTCCGATTTGACGTGTACCTCCGCCTGGCTTGTCAATCTTGATGATTTCAATCGCATCCTCCATGTGGACACGGACACGGGCTTGGTGACCGTTCAGGCTGGCATTCGTCTGTATCAGCTTGGCCCACAGCTCGAGGAGCAGGGCCTGACCCTCGACAACCTCGGGAGCATTGACAGCCAGTCCATTGCCGGTGTCATTGCCACCGGAACCCATGGCAGCTCCCTTCGCCACGGTCTGCTCTCTGAATGTATCGAGGGCCTGAGCTTGGTGCTGGCCAACGGTGAACTCGTACGCTGCAGCGCGACGGACAACCCAGACCTCTTCCGCGCTGCGCTCGTGTCCCTGGGTGCGCTTGGGATTGTGGTGGAGGTTACCTTCAAGGCTCGGCGTGCCTTTAATGTTGCGTGGCGCCAGGAGCGATACTCTCTCTCCAAGGTCTTGAGCGAGTGGTCGACCGGCCTGTGGACTTCGCACGAATTCGTCCGGGTGTGGTGGATGCCCTACGAGAAGGGGGCGATTGTCTGGCATGCTGACCCGACCGACAAGCCGCTCCAGGCTCCCAAGAACTTTTACGGCGGATCACTCGGATACCACATCTACCACAACCTCCTGGCGCTGGCTCAATATGTGCCCCGTATTCTGCCCTGGGTGGAATGGTTTGTCTTTGGTATGCAGTACGGGTTCCGTCCCGGTGCGGTCGTGACCGAAGCCGTTCAGCCGTCTCGCCAGGGACTGCTGATGAACTGTCTTTACTCGCAATTCGTGAATGAATGGGCACTACCCCTCGAAAGAGGCCCCGAGGCAATCACCCGTCTTTCGGCCTGGTTGCACGGTGACCTGGAAACCGCTCgcattcctttctctcccaaGGGCTTGTGGGTGCACTGCCCGATTGAAGTCCGCGTCTCAGACTCGACCGTCAGTCCCAAGCCACGCCCTTTCCTGGACCCCACCTGCCGTGATGGACCAACTCTCTACCTGAATGCGACCCTGTACCGGCCATACCTTCGTGACCCTCCGTGCTGGAAACGGTACTATGAAGCCTTTGAATGGCTCATGCGCGACCTGGGAGCTCGGCCACACTGGGCGAAGAACTTCACCACCTTGGATTCCACCGAACTGCAACGTCTCTACAAGGAGGACATGGACCAGTGGTTGAAGGTGCGCGGGGAGGTTGACCCGCAAGGCATGTTCCTCGGTGAATGGCACTGTCGCAACTTGCCCGTGGTCGCGCCCCTGGCCGAGGAGGCAGAGCTTCCCCTGGTGGAACGCGAGCGCGAACGCCGTCCGCTCGGCGCTCGCAATGCAGGCGACGGAGTCGAGTGGATGGGTGATCGTCGTTGGCAACATGCACCTCTCTCGGAGATTGAAAACAGTCAAAAGGACAAGGCGGACGAACTGCCCGCTGATCGCTCCTCATCGCCCAGTCCCCCCACCACCGAAGGCAGCGATGAAAGTTACGAAGTACTCTCTAAAGGAGAGGCCAGCATTCTCGTCCACGGCGCATGA
- a CDS encoding ADP-ribosylation factor-like protein 2, with product MNEDVTKVSPTLGFIIKTIDFEGYKLNIWDVGGQKTLRSYWKNYFEKTDTLVWVVDATDRLRVDDCREELAGLLLEERLMGATLLVFLNKTDVEHCMGEEEVRERLGLDLIKTHKWTILPCSAMTGKNLTEGLEWVVQDAKDRLFLY from the exons ATGAACGAAGATGTTACTAAGGTCAGCCCTACGCTGGGCTTCATTATCAAGACCATCGACTTTGAGGG ATACAAATTGAATATTT GGGACGTGGGTGGGCAGAAAACTCTCCGTTCATACTGGAAGAACTATTTTGAGAAAACCGATACCTTGGTGTGGGTGGTGGATGCTACCGATCGCCTTCGTGTCGACGATTGTCGAGAGGAGCTGGCTGGGCTGTTGCTAGAAGAG CGTCTAATGGGTGCCACCTTGCTGGTCTTCTTGAACAAAACCGACGTGGAACATTGtatgggggaagaagaggtccGCGAG CGTCTTGGTTTGGATCTCATCAAAACACACAAGTGGACAATTCTTCCATGCAGTGCGATGACGGGCAAAAACTTGACAGAAGGGTTGGAGTGGGTGGTACAGGATGCGAAAGACCGCCTCTTCTTGTATTAG
- a CDS encoding ATP-dependent RNA helicase drs1, with the protein MAPKNLKRSAPKDDDFVLTLSDDENVPRFDDEDDEVTEELPSTDSKKRKREAGSAENKNKKQKNVKGKKSKVQAKVEESEEEQDDEEEDVPGAEDDALNSDFEFDVGGVANQGVTEGFDGWGLDDSKQNSGGDKKAVDIDDIISRRREKQEAANMKKQKKQAKKETDNASSSDEEDPDADGGMEVDFDDDELVAEDGFGMGADGEDESEAEGPEPGSGPEDSDEEDEQSEDDDDDAASDNDSVATPVHHPDDVASDRESDVESEVDEEEAEKRKAFFAPEEKVDDKAAMANSSFQDFNLSRPILRGLAAVGFTDPTPIQRKAIPVALLGKDIVGSAVTGSGKTGAFIVPILERLLFRPRKTPTSRVAILMPTRELAVQCYNVAVKLATYTDVTFCQLVGGFSLREQENVLKKRPDVIIATPGRFIDHMRNSPSFTVDTLEILVLDEADRMLEDGFADELNEILTTIPKSRQTMLFSATMTDTVDKLIRVGLNRPVRLMVDAKKKTAVTLTQEFVRLRPGREDKRLGYLLYLCKEIYTQRVIIFFRQKKEAHRVRVIFGLLGLRAAELHGGLSQEQRIKSVESFRDGKVSFLLATDVASRGLDIKGVETVINYEAPQSHEIYLHRVGRTARAGRSGSACTIAAEPDRKVVKMAVKSGKAQGAKIVSRVVEMAVADEWAQKAEDLADEVQEVLEEEKTEKQLAQAEMQFNKSENLMKHGQEIMSRPKRTWFETETQKRAARKLGRTELNGPDNNSKKDKVKLSNKDRKRLDDAKLRHEGKIGWKKGKSERDAPKTKAKDKKRREKIGILIGGQKDPLPGVQWRLV; encoded by the exons ATGGCTCCGAAAAATTTGAAACGAAGTGCGCCCAAGGACGATGACTTTGTCCTCACACTGTCCGACGACGAAAATGTTCCTCGAttcgacgatgaagacgacgaggtCACCGAAGAGCTCCCCAGCACCGATTCGAAAAAGCGCAAGCGTGAGGCAGGCTCTGCTGagaacaagaacaagaagcagaagaatgtaaaggggaaaaagagcaaagttcaagccaaggtcgaggagtctgaagaagagcaagatgacgaagaggaagatgtaCCGGGTGCCGAAGACGATGCGCTCAATTCAGATTTCGAGTTCGATGTCGGTGGCGTCGCCAACCAGGGTGTCACCGAGGGCTTCGACGGCTGGGGCTTGGACGACTCTAAGCAGAACAGCGGTGGGGACAAGAAGGCTGTGGACATCGACGACATCATCTCTCGGCGGAGGGAAAAGCAAGAGGCTGCGAAcatgaagaagcagaagaagcaggcCAAGAAAGAGACCGACAACGCCAGTAGCTCAGACGAGGAGGATCCTGATGCCGATGGCGGTATGGAGGTTGACTttgacgacgacgagctAGTTGCGGAGGACGGATTCGGCATGGGCGCCgatggggaggatgagagcGAGGCCGAAGGCCCCGAGCCTGGGTCAGGACCCGAGGACAgtgacgaagaagatgagcaaagtgaagacgacgatgatgatgccgcGTCTGACAACGATTCCGTCGCCACTCCTGTTCACCATCCCGACGACGTTGCTTCTGACCGCGAATCTGACGTCGAGAGCGAGgtagacgaagaggaggccgagaagcGTAAGGCATTCTTTGCCCCCGAGGAGAAAGTGGACGACAAGGCCGCTATGGCGAACAGCTCGTTCCAGGACTTCAATCTCTCTCGTCCAATTTTGCGCGGCTTGGCTGCCGTTGGCTTCACAGATCCCACGCCAATTCAGCGCAAAGCCATTCCTGTGGCTCTGCTGGGTAAAGACATTGTCGGAAGTGCCGTGACTGGTTCCGGTAAGACCGGCGCTTTCATCGTGCCCATTCTCGAACGTCTCCTCTTCCGTCCTCGCAAAACCCCAACCAGTCGTGTCGCCATTCTCATGCCTACTCGTGAATTGGCGGTCCAGTGTTACAATGTTGCAGTCAAGCTTGCCACCTACACCGATGTGACGTTCTGTCAGCTTGTTGGTGGTTTCAGTCTTCGCGAACAAGAGAACGTGTTGAAGAAGCGCCCCGATGTGATCATTGCTACTCCTGGTCGTTTCATTGACCACATGCGCAACTCGCCAAGCTTCACTGTGGACACATTGGAAATTCTGGTTCTCGATGAAGCCGATCGAATGCTCGAGGATGGTTTCGCCGATGAGTTGAACGAGATTTTGACGACGATTCCCAAGTCTCGTCAGACCATGCTCTTCTCCGCTACAATGACCGACACCGTCGACAAGTTGATTCGCGTCGGTCTTAACCGGCCCGTTCGATTGATGGTCGacgcaaagaagaagaccgcCGTCACCCTGACACAAGAATTTGTCCGCCTACGACCGGGCCGCGAGGACAAACGCTTGGGCTATCTTCTATACCTGTGCAAGGAAATCTACACGCAGCGAGTGATTATCTTCTTCCGCCAGAAGAAGGAAGCGCACCGCGTTCGAGTGATCTTCGGTCTGTTAGGGTTGAGGGCTGCAGAGCTCCATGGTGGCCTGAGTCAGGAGCAA CGTATCAAATCCGTTGAGAGCTTCCGTGATGGCAAGGTGTCTTTCTTGCTCGCTACCGACGTCGCCTCGCGTGGTCTGGATATCAAGGGCGTTGAGACCGTTATCAACTACGAGGCGCCACAGAGTCATGAGATCTATCTGCATCGTGTTGGCCGTACCGCCCGTGCCGGCCGCTCCGGAAGCGCCTGCACAATAGCTGCCGAGCCCGACCGCAAGGTTGTCAAAATGGCCGTGAAGTCTGGAAAGGCTCAGGGTGCCAAGATTGTCAGCCGAGTGGTTGAGATGGCCGTCGCTGATGAATGGGCCCAGAAGGCAGAGGATCTTGCCGATGAGGTGCAAGAagttctggaagaggagaagaccgagaagcaGTTGGCGCAGGCTGAGATGCAGTTCAACAAGAGCGAGAACCTGATGAAGCACGGCCAAGAAATTATGTCTCGTCCCAAGCGAACGTGGTTCGAGACGGAGACACAGAAACGGGCGGCCCGCAAGCTGGGTCGGACGGAGCTGAATGGCCCGGACAACAActccaagaaggacaaggtcaAGTTGAGCAACAAGGACCGGAAACGGCTCGATGACGCCAAGCTAAGGCACGAGGGCAAGATTGggtggaagaagggaaagtCGGAGCGTGATGCCCCCAAAACAAAagccaaggacaagaagagaagggaaaaaataGGAATCTTGATTGGGGGCCAAAAGGACCCGCTGCCGGGGGTCCAGTGGCGGCTAGTGTGA